In Kwoniella newhampshirensis strain CBS 13917 chromosome 2, whole genome shotgun sequence, one DNA window encodes the following:
- a CDS encoding beta-tubulin, with translation MGRSVREIVHLQTGQCGNQIGAKFWEVVSEEHGIQADGSYKGTTDIQLERINVYYNEAAAGKYVPRAVLIDLEPGTMDSIRSGPLGSLFRPDNFVFGQSGAGNNWAKGHYTEGAELVDSVLDVVRREAEGCDCLQGFQITHSLGGGTGAGMGTLLISKIREEFPDRMMCTFSVVPSPKVSDTVVEPYNATLSVHQLVENSDETFCIDNEALYDICMRTLKLSTPTYGDLNHLVSLVMSGITTCLRFPGQLNSDLRKLAVNMVPFPRLHFFMVGFAPLTARGSASYRAVTVPELTQQMFDAKNMMAASDPRHGRYLTVACYYRGKVSMKEVEDQIQAVQTKNSAYFVEWIPGNISAAQCDIPPRGLKMSSTFICNSTSIQSLFKRIGEQFSAMYRRKAFVHWYTGEGMDELEFSEAESNLQDLVSEYMQYQEASADDDEIYEEEIAEEEEI, from the exons ATGGGTCGTTCAGTGCGTGAGATCGTCCACCTTCAAACCGGTCAATGTGGTAACCAGATCGGTGCCAAATTCTG GGAGGTCGTCTCGGAGGAGCACGGTATCCAGGCCGATGGTTCGTACAAGGGTACCACCGATATCCAGCTCGAGCGCATCAACGTCTACTACAATGAGGCCGCCGCTGGCAAGTACGTGCCTCGAGCGGTCCTCATCGATCTGGAGCCGGGAACAATGGACTCGATCAGGTCAGGACCTTTGGGAAGTCTCTTCAGGCCCGACAACTT CGTCTTCGGTCAGAGCGGTGCTGGTAACAACTGGGCCAAGGGTCACTACACTGAGG GCGCCGAGCTTGTCGACTCAGTCCTCGATGTCGTCCGACGTGAAGCCGAAGGATGTGACTGTCTCCAAGGTTTCCAGATCACCCACTCTCTCGGTGGTGGTACCGGTGCCGGTATGGGTACGCTCTTGATCTCCAAGATTCGAGAGGAGTTCCCCGACCGAATGATGTGTACTTTCTCCGTCGTTCCGTCCCCCAAG GTCTCGGACACCGTCGTTGAGCCTTACAACGCCACCCTCTCCGTTCACCAACTTGTTGAGAACTCCGACGAGACTTTCTGTATCGACAACGAGGCTCTTTACGACATCTGCATGCGGACGCTCAAGCTCTCCACCCCCACCTACGGTGACTTGAaccacctcgtctcccTCGTCATGTCTGGTATCACCACCTGTCTTCGATTCCCCGGTCAGCTCAACTCCGATCTCCGAAAGTTGGCTGTCAACATGGTCCCCTTCCCTCGTCTCCATTTCTTCATGGTCGGATTCGCTCCTCTTACTGCTAGGGGTTCTGCCAGCTACAGGGCTGTCACTGTCCCTGAGCTTACCCAGCAGATGTTTGACGCCAAGAACATGATGGCTGCTTCTGACCCCCGACACGGT CGATACCTCACCGTTGCATGCTACTACCGAGGTAAGGTCTCCatgaaggaggtcgaggaccAGATCCAGGCCGTCCAGACCAAGAACTCGGCCTACTTCGTTGAGTGGATCCCCGGAAACATCTCTGCCGCGcaatg TGACATCCCTCCTCGTGGCCTCAAGATGTCCTCTACCTTCATCTGCAACTCCACTTCCATCCAGTCGCTCTTCAAGCGTATCGGAGAGCAATTCTCTGCCATGTACCGACGAAAGGCTTTCGTCCACTGGTACACTGGAGAGGGTATGGACGAGCTCGAATTC TCCGAGGCCGAATCCAACTTGCAAGATCTCGTTTCCGAGTACATGCAATACCAGGAGGCCAGCgccgacgatgacgagatctacgaggaggagatcgccgaggaggaggagatctgA